In Salinigranum marinum, one DNA window encodes the following:
- the dnaK gene encoding molecular chaperone DnaK, with the protein MASNKILGIDLGTTNSAFAVMEGGDPEIIVNGEGDRTTPSVVAFSDDGERLIGKPAKNQAIQNPDRTIRSIKRHMGEDGYTVEVGDDDYTPEQISAMILQKIKRDAEEYLGDDVEKAVITVPAYFNDRQRQATKDAGEIAGFEVERIINEPTAASMAYGLDDESDQTVLVYDLGGGTFDVSILDLGGGVYEVVATNGDNSLGGDDWDEAVIEHLATEFQNDHGIDLREDRQALQRLKDAAEEAKIELSSRKETTINLPFITATDSGPVHLEQKLTRAKFESLTADLIERTVGPTKQALEDAGYDKDDIDEVILVGGSTRMPQVRDQVEEILGVEPKKSVNPDEAVALGAAIQGGVLSGDVDDIVLLDVTPLSLGIEVKGGLFERLIEKNTTIPTEESKIFTTAADSQTRVQVRVFQGEREIAEKNELLGEFQLSGIPPAPAGTPQIEVSFNIDENGIVNVSAEDKGSGNKEDITIEGGAGLSDDQIEQMQQEAEEHAEEDEIRREFVEARNEAESTIQRAETLLEENEENVSDELREEIEGELENVEDVLAENEEADDIEAATEEIEEAVEELAAALQEIGKQMYEQQAQQQAAGGAGMGGAGGMGGMGDMGGAGPDGEAGDDEYVDADFEDVDDDEQ; encoded by the coding sequence ATGGCGAGCAACAAGATTCTCGGTATCGACCTCGGTACCACCAACAGCGCCTTCGCGGTGATGGAGGGTGGCGACCCCGAGATCATCGTGAACGGCGAGGGCGATCGAACGACGCCCTCGGTCGTCGCGTTCTCCGATGACGGCGAACGACTCATCGGCAAACCCGCCAAGAACCAGGCCATCCAGAACCCCGACCGCACCATCCGCTCGATCAAGCGGCACATGGGAGAGGACGGCTACACCGTCGAGGTGGGTGACGACGACTACACGCCCGAGCAGATCTCGGCGATGATCCTCCAGAAGATCAAGCGCGACGCCGAAGAGTACCTCGGCGACGACGTCGAGAAGGCTGTCATCACCGTTCCGGCGTACTTCAACGACCGACAGCGCCAGGCCACGAAGGACGCCGGCGAGATCGCCGGCTTCGAGGTCGAACGCATCATCAACGAGCCGACAGCGGCGTCGATGGCGTACGGGCTCGACGACGAGTCCGACCAGACCGTCCTCGTGTACGACCTCGGCGGCGGCACGTTCGACGTCTCCATCCTCGACCTCGGTGGCGGCGTCTACGAGGTCGTGGCGACGAACGGCGACAACTCCCTCGGGGGCGACGACTGGGACGAGGCGGTCATCGAGCACCTCGCCACCGAGTTCCAGAACGACCACGGGATCGACCTCCGCGAGGACCGCCAGGCGCTCCAGCGGCTGAAGGACGCCGCCGAGGAGGCGAAGATCGAACTGAGTAGCAGGAAAGAGACGACGATCAACCTCCCGTTCATCACGGCCACGGATTCGGGTCCGGTCCACCTCGAACAGAAGCTCACCCGGGCGAAGTTCGAGTCCCTTACCGCCGATCTCATCGAGCGGACCGTCGGCCCGACGAAGCAGGCGCTCGAAGACGCGGGCTACGACAAAGACGACATCGACGAGGTCATACTCGTCGGCGGGTCGACCCGGATGCCGCAGGTCCGCGACCAGGTCGAGGAGATCCTCGGCGTTGAGCCGAAAAAGAGCGTCAACCCCGACGAGGCAGTCGCGCTCGGCGCGGCCATCCAGGGCGGCGTCCTCTCCGGCGACGTCGACGACATCGTCCTGCTCGACGTCACGCCGCTGTCGCTCGGGATCGAGGTCAAGGGCGGCCTCTTCGAGCGCCTCATCGAGAAGAACACCACCATCCCGACCGAGGAGTCGAAGATCTTCACGACCGCCGCCGACAGCCAGACGAGGGTTCAGGTACGCGTGTTCCAGGGCGAGCGCGAGATCGCGGAGAAGAACGAACTGCTCGGCGAGTTCCAGCTGTCGGGCATCCCGCCAGCGCCGGCCGGAACGCCGCAGATCGAGGTCTCGTTCAACATCGACGAGAACGGGATCGTCAACGTCTCCGCTGAGGACAAAGGCTCCGGCAACAAGGAGGACATCACGATCGAGGGCGGCGCGGGGCTCTCCGACGACCAGATCGAGCAGATGCAACAGGAGGCCGAAGAGCACGCCGAGGAAGACGAGATCCGCCGCGAGTTCGTCGAGGCGCGTAACGAGGCTGAGAGCACGATCCAGCGCGCCGAGACCCTCCTAGAGGAGAACGAGGAGAACGTCTCCGACGAACTCCGCGAGGAGATCGAAGGCGAACTCGAAAACGTCGAGGACGTCCTCGCGGAGAACGAAGAGGCCGACGACATCGAGGCCGCGACCGAGGAGATCGAAGAGGCGGTCGAGGAACTCGCCGCGGCGCTCCAGGAGATCGGCAAGCAGATGTACGAACAGCAGGCCCAACAGCAGGCCGCCGGCGGTGCCGGAATGGGCGGTGCCGGTGGCATGGGTGGTATGGGCGACATGGGCGGTGCGGGTCCCGACGGCGAGGCCGGCGACGACGAGTACGTCGACGCCGACTTCGAGGACGTTGACGACGACGAGCAGTAG
- a CDS encoding nucleotide exchange factor GrpE produces MSDDAEADFESTPDADGVSDADATDAAADPGAGGEATDAESAETATETDLAARVAAVDEELAAEVAELAARADELDSEVADLRSKLKRKQADFQNYKQRTKRKQEQIKDRAAEDLVERLVPVRDNLLRALDQDEGADIRPGVESTLTELDRVLEDENVDIIEPDSGDEVDPHRHEVMLRVDADQPAGTVVDIYQPGYEMADKVLRPAQVTVSTGEGGDAAE; encoded by the coding sequence ATGAGTGACGACGCGGAGGCGGACTTCGAGTCCACGCCCGACGCGGACGGTGTCTCGGACGCCGACGCCACCGACGCGGCGGCCGACCCCGGAGCCGGGGGCGAAGCGACCGACGCCGAGTCGGCGGAAACGGCAACCGAAACGGACCTCGCGGCCCGTGTCGCCGCCGTCGACGAGGAACTCGCCGCGGAGGTCGCCGAACTGGCGGCCCGCGCCGACGAACTCGACTCGGAGGTCGCGGACCTCCGTTCGAAGCTGAAACGGAAACAGGCGGACTTCCAGAACTACAAACAGCGCACGAAGCGCAAGCAGGAGCAGATCAAAGACCGCGCGGCCGAGGACCTTGTCGAGCGACTCGTCCCGGTCCGGGACAACCTCCTGCGCGCCCTCGACCAGGACGAGGGGGCCGACATCCGTCCGGGCGTCGAGTCCACTCTCACGGAACTCGACCGGGTGCTCGAGGACGAAAACGTCGACATCATCGAGCCCGACTCGGGCGACGAGGTCGACCCCCACCGACACGAGGTGATGCTCCGGGTTGACGCCGACCAGCCGGCGGGAACCGTCGTCGACATCTACCAGCCCGGCTACGAGATGGCCGACAAGGTGCTCCGTCCGGCGCAGGTCACGGTGAGCACCGGCGAGGGCGGCGACGCGGCCGAGTGA
- a CDS encoding proteasome assembly chaperone family protein, with translation MAHVDVLDAVELDAPTMIEGLPGVGLVGKIAADHLVDEFGMTHYANVHCTAIPKVAVYQEDDATLHPPVRLYADADRDLLVLQSDVPVTPDAAQEFAGCIGDWFDDDGVFPIYLSGIGREKTDAPPSVYGVGVDEGVDRLDGAGIAVPPETGLVSGPTGALLSDAVEHGRPAVGLVVESDPRFPDPEAARALITGGIEPLADVEVAVDDLVDHAEEIRAAKERLAKRMQEAGDESTQARPLGMYQ, from the coding sequence ATGGCACACGTTGACGTCCTCGACGCCGTCGAACTGGACGCCCCGACGATGATCGAAGGGTTGCCGGGTGTGGGTCTCGTGGGGAAGATCGCCGCCGACCACCTCGTCGACGAGTTCGGGATGACACACTACGCGAACGTCCACTGTACGGCGATCCCGAAAGTCGCCGTCTACCAGGAGGACGACGCGACCCTCCACCCGCCCGTCCGACTGTACGCCGACGCCGACCGCGACCTCCTCGTCCTGCAGAGCGACGTCCCGGTCACGCCCGACGCGGCCCAGGAGTTCGCCGGCTGTATCGGCGACTGGTTCGACGACGACGGGGTCTTCCCGATCTACCTCTCGGGCATCGGACGCGAAAAGACCGACGCCCCGCCGTCGGTGTACGGTGTCGGCGTCGACGAGGGCGTCGACCGCCTCGACGGTGCCGGAATCGCGGTCCCACCGGAGACCGGGCTGGTGTCGGGGCCGACGGGAGCGCTGTTGAGCGACGCGGTCGAACACGGCCGTCCCGCGGTCGGTCTCGTCGTCGAATCCGACCCGCGCTTTCCCGACCCCGAGGCGGCGCGGGCGCTCATCACGGGTGGGATCGAGCCGCTGGCGGACGTCGAGGTGGCCGTCGACGACCTGGTCGACCACGCCGAGGAGATCCGGGCGGCGAAGGAGCGACTCGCAAAGCGGATGCAGGAGGCGGGCGACGAGAGCACGCAGGCGCGGCCGCTGGGCATGTACCAGTGA
- a CDS encoding RsmB/NOP family class I SAM-dependent RNA methyltransferase: MNPIDRYEPLVDDREAFREACARPLPYAVRVNTIKATADRVTGAFDDEGVSYAPVDWHPELFTLDGKAGRTWPYFLGWVHGQEEVSALPAAVLDPQPGDRVWDACAAPGSKTTQLAALMRDEGTLVGNDNSLGRLSALRHNAERLGVTNLVVTNQDARNFSLRELGFDEFDRAVVDAPCSCEGTCRKNPTVLDEWTLDHVRQVAGIQKGILRRAIQATRPGGSVVYSTCTFAPEENEAVLDHVLGEEPCRLAGFEPPLKTSPGVTEWEGETFDPSVEKAHRVYPHQNDTGGFFCAKLEVTG, encoded by the coding sequence ATGAACCCCATCGATCGGTACGAGCCGCTCGTCGACGACCGCGAGGCGTTCCGCGAGGCGTGTGCGCGGCCGTTGCCGTACGCCGTCCGGGTGAACACGATCAAGGCGACCGCCGACCGCGTGACCGGAGCGTTCGACGACGAAGGCGTCTCGTACGCGCCCGTCGACTGGCACCCCGAACTCTTCACGCTCGACGGGAAGGCCGGCCGGACGTGGCCGTACTTCCTCGGCTGGGTCCACGGCCAGGAGGAGGTGTCGGCGCTGCCGGCCGCGGTGCTCGACCCACAGCCCGGCGACCGGGTGTGGGACGCCTGCGCCGCGCCCGGGTCGAAGACGACCCAGCTCGCCGCGTTGATGCGAGACGAGGGGACGCTCGTCGGCAACGACAACAGCCTGGGGCGGCTGTCCGCGCTCCGCCACAACGCCGAACGGCTGGGCGTGACGAACCTCGTCGTCACGAACCAGGACGCGCGGAACTTCTCGCTCCGCGAACTGGGGTTCGACGAGTTCGACCGCGCCGTCGTCGACGCCCCCTGCTCCTGTGAGGGCACCTGCCGGAAGAACCCGACAGTACTGGACGAGTGGACGCTCGACCACGTCCGGCAGGTCGCCGGCATCCAGAAGGGGATCCTCCGGCGGGCGATCCAGGCGACGCGCCCCGGCGGGAGCGTCGTCTACTCCACCTGCACGTTCGCCCCCGAGGAGAACGAGGCGGTGCTCGACCACGTCCTGGGCGAGGAGCCGTGCCGGCTCGCCGGGTTCGAGCCACCGTTGAAAACGTCGCCGGGCGTCACTGAGTGGGAGGGGGAGACGTTCGATCCCTCGGTCGAGAAGGCCCACCGCGTCTATCCCCATCAGAACGACACGGGTGGGTTCTTCTGTGCGAAGCTGGAGGTGACGGGATGA
- a CDS encoding DUF7122 family protein, translated as MSGDEKSENDGQRFDRLPATPSERSVPGRASRAEVLEWWDDRFGIGPETFADVTFWEKGAGKIWVFAGDAPDPNRVEGLGMTFLRTRQEHWKPTTVAVQRFGHLATRNVVDLSRKEAKRFAAGEDQELAWDGDWGYLIATRVVAGQRAPLGVGLFLHGELRSVVPKGTQETLPE; from the coding sequence ATGAGCGGGGACGAGAAAAGCGAAAACGACGGCCAGCGGTTCGACCGGCTCCCGGCGACACCTTCGGAGAGATCGGTTCCGGGACGGGCCTCCCGCGCGGAGGTGCTTGAGTGGTGGGACGACCGGTTCGGCATCGGCCCCGAGACGTTCGCCGACGTCACGTTCTGGGAGAAAGGTGCGGGCAAGATCTGGGTGTTCGCCGGCGACGCACCCGACCCGAACCGCGTCGAGGGGCTCGGGATGACGTTCCTGCGGACGCGGCAGGAACACTGGAAGCCGACGACCGTCGCCGTCCAGCGGTTCGGTCACCTCGCGACGCGGAACGTCGTCGACCTCTCTCGGAAGGAGGCGAAGCGGTTCGCCGCCGGCGAGGACCAGGAACTGGCGTGGGACGGCGACTGGGGCTACCTCATCGCCACGCGGGTCGTCGCGGGGCAGCGAGCGCCGCTCGGCGTGGGGCTCTTCCTCCACGGCGAACTCCGTTCGGTGGTGCCGAAGGGGACACAGGAGACGCTTCCGGAGTAG